One region of Mangifera indica cultivar Alphonso chromosome 3, CATAS_Mindica_2.1, whole genome shotgun sequence genomic DNA includes:
- the LOC123211467 gene encoding uncharacterized protein LOC123211467: MSFLNLLILLLCISVHACSSRCLSNIIKETHKQGHLFTRDVDKAKVDKSVTQPWTQGEQEIENKQRKIHENWDGENAMKTQKSKAFLNEEASKRATSGNNFLPSPCDLQLVAKPERVKKSQGRWLLESPPHETDEVVNAKETEVVDDVTVMDYAQPHRKPPIHNEKS, from the exons ATGTCTTTCCTTAATCTCCTTATTCTTCTGTTATGTATTTCTGTGCATGCATGCAGTTCCCGCTGTTTGAGTAACATTATCAAAGAGACCCACAAGCAAGGCCATCTCTTTACCAGG GATGTCGATAAAGCTAAAGTAGACAAGTCTGTTACTCAACCATGGACACAAGGTGAACAAGAAATAGAGAACAAGCAAAGAAAAATCCATGAGAATTGGGATGGTGAAAACGCTATGAAGACACAGAAATCAAAGGCTTTCTTGAACGAAGAAGCCTCAAAGCGTGCAACCTCAG GAAATAATTTCCTACCTTCTCCGTGTGATTTGCAACTAGTGGCTAAACCAGAG AGGGTGAAGAAGAGCCAAGGACGGTGGCTGCTAGAATCTCCACCACATGAAACTGATGAAGTTGTAAATGCCAAGGAAACCGAGGTTGTGGACGATGTAACTGTAATGGATTATGCTCAACCGCATCGAAAACCACCCATCCACAATGAAAAGTCCTAG
- the LOC123211468 gene encoding autophagy-related protein 8f, translated as MAKSYFKQEHDLGKRRAEAARIREKYPDRIPVIVEKAERSDIPNIDKKKYLVPADLTVGQFVYVIRKRIKLSAEKAIFIFVDNVLPPTGAIMSAIYEEKKDEDGFLYVTYSGENTFGCCL; from the exons ATGGCAAAGAGTTACTTCAAGCAAGAACATGATCTTG GGAAGCGACGTGCAGAGGCTGCTAGGATTAGAGAGAAGTACCCTGATAGGATTCCG GTGATTGTGGAGAAGGCGGAGAGAAGTGATATACCCAATATAGATAAGAAGAA ATACCTTGTTCCAGCTGATCTGACTGTCGGACAATTTGTCTATGTCATACGCAAAAGGATCAAACTAAGTGCAGAAAAGGCAATATTTATATTCGTGGATAATGTGCTTCCACCTACAG GTGCAATTATGTCTGCCATATACGAAGAGAAAAAGGACGAGGATGGATTTCTCTATGTCACTTACAGTGGGGAGAATACTTTTGGGTGCTGCCTGTGA
- the LOC123211466 gene encoding uncharacterized protein LOC123211466 — protein sequence MEAKLAALERVQTQILERLSKLEHTYLPQSEDVSAPNHEPISVCDTEARLANILRSNGVNEFLFKKVPADYYDWPLESRRDILGAASIDHLCKSIVLVNTQAPPNVVDCSDRNNSKYYVVVVQYTARFNAETVKNFLYSLNNGKISKKKFNLRLTPEETSANLTGYEHNGVTCIGMRTDIPVILDEAIVKLNPDFFWLGGGDIDLKLGIKTSEFINFVRPFIVSCSGMK from the exons ATGGAGGCAAAGCTAGCGGCGCTGGAGCGAGTCCAAACTCAAATCCTGGAACGACTATCAAAACTGGAGCACACTTACCTTCCCCAAAGCGAAGACGTCTCCGCACCAAATCATGAACCAATTTCAGTCTGCGACACCGAAGCTCGACTCGCGAACATTCTTCGATCGAATGGTGTGAACGAGTTTTTATTCAAGAAAGTCCCAGCCGATTACTACGACTGGCCTCTCGAATCTCGAAGAGACATTCTTGGTGCGGCTTCCATCGATCATCTTTGCAAAAGCATCGTATTG GTTAATACACAAGCCCCGCCCAATGTCGTTGATTGTAGTGACCGCAACAATTCGAAGTATTATGTTGTGGTTGTTCAG TATACTGCTCGGTTTAATGCTGAAACTGTCAAAAACTTTTTGTACTCACTCAACAATGGCAAGatatcaaaaaagaaatttaact TGAGGCTTACTCCTGAGGAGACCTCAGCAAATTTGACTGGCTATGAGCACAATGGGGTAACATGTATTGGCATGAGAACAGACATTCCG GTGATCTTGGACGAAGCAATTGTAAAACTTAATCCTGATTTCTTCTGGTTGGGTGGTGGGGATATTGATCTGAAGTTGGGAATTAAGACCTCtgaatttatcaattttgtcaGACCTTTCATTGTTAGTTGCAGTGGAATGAAATGA